The Ancylothrix sp. D3o sequence GTTGATTTTGAGTTTGGTGATGTGTGCTGTGGGATGGGTGGTGGTGTCGAGAATTACGCGCAATTTGGCTTCGCTAACTAAGACGGCGCAAGTGTTGGCAAGTGGGGATTTATCGGCGCGAGGTGCGGTGGTTTCGGGGGATGAAATTGGGGTGCTTTCGGCAACTTTAAATACGATGGCGCAACAGGTAAGTAGTTTGCTTTTGGGTGTAGAAGTTCGTTCGCGCCAACTTGAAGAACGTTCTCTGGAGTTGGAGATGGCAAAGGAGGCGGCGGAGGCGGCAAATCGGGCAAAAAGTACGTTTTTGGCGAATATGAGTCACGAGTTACGCACGCCTTTGAATGCGATTATTGGCTATAGTGAAATGCTGGAAGAAGATGTGCAGGAGTTGGGGGAGGAGGGGGTTATTCAGGATTTAAAAAATATTAATTCTGCGGGCCGGCATTTGTTGGATTTGATAGGAGATATTTTAGATATTTCTAAGATAGAAGCCGGTCGAATGTTGCTTTGTGTAGAGAAGTTTGATGTTTTGACTTTGGTGGATGAGGTTGTGATGACTGTTCAACCTTTGGTCGATAAGCGGGGCAATTCTTTGGTGGTTTTCTGTGAGGAAAATTTGGGGGAAATTGAGGCGGATATTACGAAGGTTCGGCAATGTTTGTTAAATTTGCTGAGTAATGCGGCTAAGTTTACCCACCAAGGTAAAATTATGTTGAAAGTGGGCCGGTTGGCTGGAAAAAAAGCAATTTGTTTTCGGGTTAGTGATACGGGGATTGGGATGACAACGGCTCAAATGGGTAAGTTATTTGAGCCTTTTTGTCAGGCGGATGATTCTTTTAGCCGTAAGTATGGAGGGACGGGTTTAGGGTTAGCAATTACGCGGAAATTCTGCACAATGATGGGGGGTGAAATTAAAGTTGAAAGTGAGTTTGGGGGGGGTTCAACGTTTACAATGATTCTGCCTGTTGTTGTGCCGGTGTCAGGGGCTACAAGTTTAGCAGAGGTTAATCCAAGTGATACGTTTTTGGATTCTCTGCCATCGCCTGGGAGAATTTTGGTGATAGATGATGATGCGGCGGCGCGTGATTTGATGGGGCGTTATTTGAGTAAGCAGGGGTTTCAGGTGGCTGTTTCTTCGAGTGGGGAGGCGGGTTTAGAATTGGCTAGGCAATGGCAGCCGGATGCGATTACTTTGGATGTGATGATGCCGCGTATGAATGGGTGGGAGGTGCTTTCTGCTTTGAAAGCTGATCCGCATTTAGCAGAGATTCCGGTGGTTTTGGTGAGTTTTGTTGAGGATAAGGCGCAAGGTATGGCTTTGGGGGCGGCGGAATGTTTGAGTAAGCCGGTTGATTACAAAAGTTTTGCGGAAATTTTAAGTGAAATTGCGTTGAAAAATATGGATAATTAGGCGATAAAAACCCGGCTTTTTTAAGGAACCGGGTTTTAAAATTTGGGTTTTAAAAGTTGGGGTTTAATCTAAGTAACCCATTAAGGTGTCGGGATCGTCGATGTCGTTGGAAGCTATGGGGCGCCCTGCCATTAGAAAGTCATAAATATCGAGGTTGCTGCTGGTGATCGGGCGATTGCCAGAATATGTCATCATTTCGTGAATTTGTAATTGGCTGGAAGCAATTGGCCGGTTGCCCATGATAGAAACGGTGTCTAATACTTCGATGTTGCTAACACCGATGGGGCGGTTGCCGGCGATTGATACCATGTGGCTGACTTCAAAGTTAGCGGCACCAATGGGCCGGTTTCCGGGTAGGGGTTCAGCTTGATAAAGGGCTATGTTTTCAGTTTTTCTATCTTTTTTTGCAAGGGCGCTTGCTTTTACTTCTTCGGTATCCGGGGTGGAGGTAGAATCTGTTACTTCAGTTGTATTCTTTTTTTTCATGGTAGGTCTGTTTGATTTTCCAAGTGATGTTTTTGGGGAAAATTCTGTTTGGCTGGTGTGTTGTATTATATCATAAATGTACCTGATTCTTAAGCAGCTTCCACAAAAGGCAGGGCACTTGGAAAATTTTGTAAATTCTTATGTAGTTTGCTTGACACAAAAAAAGCGGTGAGATTGTGAAAGCTGATGTTTGGGTTGAGAGTGGCTTATTTCTACAAACAAAAAAAAGGGCTAATCTTTTTTGATTGCCCTCGACACCCAGGAACACCACT is a genomic window containing:
- the urtA gene encoding urea ABC transporter substrate-binding protein, translating into MLPRSLLLSSNDATSKNSVSPVKIGVLHSLTGTMSISEVSVKDAVLLAVDEINGAGGVLGRPIQAIIEDGASDLQTFSVKARKLLEEDKVAVVFGCWTSASRKAVLPVFESLNGLLFYPVQYEGLEQSPNIVYTGAAPNQQIIPAVEYLLAKGKRRFFLIGSDYIFPRTANQIIKAQLAALGGELVGEDYIPLGGKDFSQIFAHIEATQPNAIINSLNGDSNVAFFKALQEGGISAESLPVMSVSVAEAEMCAIGPENMCGHFLVWNYFQTVDTPQNQNFVKAFKEKYGEDRITDDPIEAAYIGVYLWKQAVEKASSFEVKKVRTALQNMEFAAPQGRVKVDAKTQHLWKTVRIGKVRKDGLVDTIWDSGVPVCPDPFLKGYPWAAGLVQRERNWGIRVSLFSLFLALVAINWMAVWVGWIAVSEHKAQLMRIVETSQGQALLLAQEGLEGVNRSEFVLVVGLILSLVMCAVGWVVVSRITRNLASLTKTAQVLASGDLSARGAVVSGDEIGVLSATLNTMAQQVSSLLLGVEVRSRQLEERSLELEMAKEAAEAANRAKSTFLANMSHELRTPLNAIIGYSEMLEEDVQELGEEGVIQDLKNINSAGRHLLDLIGDILDISKIEAGRMLLCVEKFDVLTLVDEVVMTVQPLVDKRGNSLVVFCEENLGEIEADITKVRQCLLNLLSNAAKFTHQGKIMLKVGRLAGKKAICFRVSDTGIGMTTAQMGKLFEPFCQADDSFSRKYGGTGLGLAITRKFCTMMGGEIKVESEFGGGSTFTMILPVVVPVSGATSLAEVNPSDTFLDSLPSPGRILVIDDDAAARDLMGRYLSKQGFQVAVSSSGEAGLELARQWQPDAITLDVMMPRMNGWEVLSALKADPHLAEIPVVLVSFVEDKAQGMALGAAECLSKPVDYKSFAEILSEIALKNMDN